The genome window TTCCCGGATTCCCCCGCCGCGGCGGGGGAATGACGCAAATGGGTAATCATCAAATTAAAATCAATTACTGAAATCTTATCTATAAATATTTAACAAAATAAAAGATGAAGTGCCGATGTTTATCGGAGTCGCCCAACATCACGCTGCTTTATGGGTTATGAAATAAGCAAGTTTCGATTGTTGGGTATTATTTTAAGAACTCTATAAAAAAGGCCGGACAGCAGTGAAATATTATGATAATTTCACGGAAAAGTGAAAAAGAGGGCGTATCCGTCAATGGCGGATGCCCCTACGCGCTGATATATATCAAAGCTAAAATGTCAGGTTTCTCCCTTTGGTCTGAACCCGACCTGCGAATAATTTACTGTGACAAGAGTTGATAAAGTCACAACCTCAAAGGGAGAAACCCGATACCTTAACTATCGAGGCTTGATAGCTGCTTGATGAAATATTAGTAATTTGCTCCAAACGAGAAATAATAATCCGGTTTATGAGCGATATTATACAAATCCGTAGCCCAGGCAACATCCCACCTTAGAACAAAAATACCAAGGTTTGCCTGTGCCGCGAAACCGACACCGCTTTTGGGAGTGCCAAATTTGGGGAAGCCTTTAGCTGTATCCCATAAGTAAAAATCATCCATTGTATCAAAAGCGGCGCCAATATCCCAGAACAGCGAGCCTTTAACCTGCGTCAAAACCATCCCCAAAGGCCAGCGCATTTTAAAATAATCGATAAATGGGTATCTGAGTTCAAGGTTCATTAAAACATATTTTTCACCGGAATATTCAAAATAATTATAACCCCTTAAAGGAACCACCATCTTGTTTATATAAATATCTTCCACATCATATATATTGTTTGTTGAAACGGAAGGATCAATCCAGTATGACGTGCCGCCAAGATAATATTTGCGGGCGTTTTCGCCAAACGATGCGCCGCCCGCTAACCGGAAAGCAAAATTATACTCATCTGCAAAATGAAAATACTTGCGGTAATCAACTTCCAGCGAGGTGAAGGAAAATCCCGATGATACGGCTTTTACCGAATGCTCCAAGGAAACTTTGTATCGTTGACCATAGACAGGACCAACTATGCCCCAAATAACGCCATCGGATACATACGATAAATTTCCCAACAGCAGATTAGAAGTTTTTGAGGGTAGATATGAAGCATCATCAAGATATTCACGATAGATAGTTATCTGGGAAAGGCTGCAATCAAGACGACTGAAACGTGTAAATGGGTAGCTCATCAAACCCCAGGCTCCGTAAATCCTATCTGAAAAATAGAGCCATCTATAATCGTCCCAGTAAATATTTTTATAATGAAATACACCTGCTCCGTAATCTATTCGATTGCCTAAGAATCTATAAGCAATTTGAATATTAGATTGGTCAATCGAATTAATCACATCGGTTATTATATAAAAATGATGGTTGCCAAGCATATCGGAGATTGAAATGTATGATTGTCCTCGAAGCCCGTAAAAATTATCATAGCTGAATCCGCCGGCTACCATCTCAGGCGAAAACTTAAGGGAATATTTATTTTTCTTAAATGTCCCATCTGCTGCCAGATATTCAAGTGAATCCGCTTTAATATCCTCTGCATGTAAATCGCTTTCAGATGTATCCTCGCTTGCAATTAAATCTGCGTCATCCTGTGTTTTTTCATAGCCAGCCCTAAAAATATACCTCGAATAATCTATATTTGGCTGTTCATCCCGAACGACAGCAGTATCCTCGGCAGATGCTAATAAAGGCTCCTTATCCGGGTATAGTCTGCCCGTTTCTCTGAATGAGGTTGGGGGAAGTTCATTATCCTCAGAAGCGGGTTTGATATCTTTGATAACTACAATATCATAGCCATAGCCATTAAAAACGCTGACTGCCATTTTATCTCCCTCCGGAGACCATGAGGGAGAAAATACGCCGGTTAAAATATCTGTAATCGGAAAATCCTCGTCTTTGGTGAAATCGTGAATATATATATTGGCTATGCCATTGCGGTAAGATACATAAGCAAGCATATCGCCATCGGGTGAATAATCAGGTTGAAAGCTCTTGGTGTCATCATTGGTTAAAGATTCGATGTTATTAGAATCTAAATCGTAAATAAAAATATTATAATTGCCGTAAACAAATGACGTATCTGATGTATCTATAGAATTATCCACCGGTCGGTCGGAGGCAAAGGCGATTTTACTGCCATCAGGCGAAAAATCGGCATCCGTCTCATCGTATTTATTATAAGTTAAGCGAACAAATCTATCCGCCTCGATATCATACATATAAAGATCAGAAAAACCGTTTTGAATGCCTGTTACAACAATCTTATCATCTTGGGGAGACCAGTCGGGATCTCTTAAGCCTCCGAGATGAGGTTTATATTTCAAGTATATATCCTTACTTTCAACATCAAGGAAGAATAAGGCATCCTCACCATGTGATTTGGCAATGAAAACTACCTTTGAACCATCAGGCGACCACGATATCCCAGAAAAATATGAATGCAGCGATTCCAGATCGCCGGATTTTTCCGCTGCTACGATTTTATCGATAACCTGTCCGTCAATAGCTGAAATCACGAAAATATCATTGAAGCGGTCCGAATACCCATCACGAGGGCTGGCTCTATCGGAGGTAATAACCATACGGTCTTTTTTGGGCGACCATTGCGGGTTTGAATTGAATACGGAACCATCTTCCCGATGATCTGTAAGGGCTTTGCCTATTTCGTCATAAGTGCTTCTCTTCGATAGTTCCGGCCAGTAAACCCGCCGCAGTTCTATCTGCCAATCTTTAGAGAGCTTTTCAATTTTAGTTCCGATAGAGGCATTCACCGCTTTTTCAATTGTGAATAGAGCTTTGCCTTTCTTGAAAAGCTCCGGGATTTTTTGCTCGCCATAAGTATCTGCAATATAGGCTATCAGCGCATGTCCGGCTTTGTAATTTAGCAAACCGTTTAACTGGCTAATTGGCGGCAGATACCCTTCAATAACGGCATCCCGCATATACATATCTTCCTCATAGGTCCAACCGAGATGCGAGGAATACTCGGCATATCCCTCCGCCAGCCATAACGGCATCCTAAAAAAAGCCCGGGATGATAGAATAGACCCTATAGCGTTTTCATACAACAGGTTAAATGTAACCGCGTGAGTTAGCTCATGATGAAGCACATGCCGAAAATTCTCATAAGAACCATCAAAAGGAACAACAATTCTGTTTTTAAATATTTCAGTAAAACCGCCAACACCTTCAGGCAAAAGTTCCGATGTTACATTAGTTTGCTGAAAATCATTAGGTGATGAATAAATAATTACCGGCACGCGGGCAGTTAGCTCATGGTCTAATTCATCTTTTATGATAGCATAAGCGTTTTCAAGCGCTCCGGCGGCAAAAGTCGCTATTGAGTCCTGATTTTCATTCATATATATGTCGAAATTATGAGTCTGGATATAACACCAATCATAGTTTTGGTAATGGACTTTATTTTGTCCGAAATACACCTCTTGCCCCATAGCGGATACGGCTAATATTATAATCAGCAAGATTATCTTCTTCATGATATTATTTCCCTTCGCTTAGATTTATTTTGATTTACCGCGTTTTTTAAAGGTGGTAATGTTTAAATACTTTGCATAATTTTTATGTTGTGTCAGTTCGTAGTCCGCCTAAGGCGGATGAACTGACACATTTTGCTCGACAAGAATATCGGCAGGTTACGTTTCATTACAGCCTGCCTGAACAGATGATAATATGCACCGCGCGTAGGGGCGTATTGCAATACGCCTCTATACGTTGCGTTCATAGAAAAACTTATTGTATTCAAAGGAATTCCAATTAATAATTATTTATCAACAAAATGCTAGAATAATAATTCTGCATTACCTTCTATTTTTACGCTTTCAGACGCTGTATATCGGCGCCGAGCTTCTGAAGTTTTGCTTCAATATGCTCGTATCCTCTATCGATATGATAGACCCTAAGTATCTCAGACTTTCCGG of Candidatus Zixiibacteriota bacterium contains these proteins:
- a CDS encoding PD40 domain-containing protein, translated to MKKIILLIIILAVSAMGQEVYFGQNKVHYQNYDWCYIQTHNFDIYMNENQDSIATFAAGALENAYAIIKDELDHELTARVPVIIYSSPNDFQQTNVTSELLPEGVGGFTEIFKNRIVVPFDGSYENFRHVLHHELTHAVTFNLLYENAIGSILSSRAFFRMPLWLAEGYAEYSSHLGWTYEEDMYMRDAVIEGYLPPISQLNGLLNYKAGHALIAYIADTYGEQKIPELFKKGKALFTIEKAVNASIGTKIEKLSKDWQIELRRVYWPELSKRSTYDEIGKALTDHREDGSVFNSNPQWSPKKDRMVITSDRASPRDGYSDRFNDIFVISAIDGQVIDKIVAAEKSGDLESLHSYFSGISWSPDGSKVVFIAKSHGEDALFFLDVESKDIYLKYKPHLGGLRDPDWSPQDDKIVVTGIQNGFSDLYMYDIEADRFVRLTYNKYDETDADFSPDGSKIAFASDRPVDNSIDTSDTSFVYGNYNIFIYDLDSNNIESLTNDDTKSFQPDYSPDGDMLAYVSYRNGIANIYIHDFTKDEDFPITDILTGVFSPSWSPEGDKMAVSVFNGYGYDIVVIKDIKPASEDNELPPTSFRETGRLYPDKEPLLASAEDTAVVRDEQPNIDYSRYIFRAGYEKTQDDADLIASEDTSESDLHAEDIKADSLEYLAADGTFKKNKYSLKFSPEMVAGGFSYDNFYGLRGQSYISISDMLGNHHFYIITDVINSIDQSNIQIAYRFLGNRIDYGAGVFHYKNIYWDDYRWLYFSDRIYGAWGLMSYPFTRFSRLDCSLSQITIYREYLDDASYLPSKTSNLLLGNLSYVSDGVIWGIVGPVYGQRYKVSLEHSVKAVSSGFSFTSLEVDYRKYFHFADEYNFAFRLAGGASFGENARKYYLGGTSYWIDPSVSTNNIYDVEDIYINKMVVPLRGYNYFEYSGEKYVLMNLELRYPFIDYFKMRWPLGMVLTQVKGSLFWDIGAAFDTMDDFYLWDTAKGFPKFGTPKSGVGFAAQANLGIFVLRWDVAWATDLYNIAHKPDYYFSFGANY